GGGCGCCGTCCTCGTCGAAGATCTTGCCGATCATGAGCCCGCGCCCGGAGCGCGTCGAGGGGGACTCCTGGTCGTAGAGCAGCCAGGCGCCGGGGTCGACGGGGCGGTGGAACCAGATCGTGTGGTCGATGGTGGCCGCGGTCAGGCCGCGCTGGGCCCACGTCAGGCCGTGTGCGCGCAGCATCGTGTCGATGGGGGTGTAGTCGGAGGCGAAGGCCAGGACGGCACAGCGGGTCAGCTGGTCATGGGGAAGCTGCGCCACGGTGCGGAACCAGACGCGCTGGTGCCCGTCACGCTCGGGTGCGGGGACGAGCATGATGTCGCCGTCGACATAGCGGTGGTCGACCGGTCGGCTGGCGATGTACTGGGCCCGTGGGTGGTCGATGCCGGCGTACTTGTCGGCCACGGACTCGAGGTCCTCGGGGTAGGGCACCTCGGGCATCGCGAGGTGGTGGTCGAGACCGTCGGACGGGTCCTGGAAGGACGCCGTCATCGACAGGATGGGACGCCCGTGCTGCAGGGCGTGGACGCGCCGCGTCGAGAACGAACGCCCGTCGCGCATCCGCTCGACGGCGAAGCGGATCGGCAGGCTCGAGTCGCCGGGGCGCATGAAGTAGGCGTGCAGGGAGTGCGGCATGCGGTGCGGCATCTCGGGCAGGACCGTGCGTCCGGCGGCGACGAGGGCCTGCGCCAGGACCTGACCGCCGAAGACCCGGCCGTGCGGCATGGCGATGCTCTCGCCCTCGAAGACGTCGGCCGCGCTCGCCCCGAGCTCGCCCACGCCCTCGGGGCCCTCGACGCGGATGGTCGCGTGCCCGACGTCCTCGAGGTCCAGCGCTGCCAATGCGGTGCTGAGCGCGATGCGCTGTGCCTGCTCGATGGACTCGGCGGTCATGGGGCTCCTCGTCGTGTGGTCAACGACGTGACTCTAAAGGAGAGATGGGTGTCGCTGTGAGACGTGTCCCACAGGCTGACCCCGTGGACGCCTCAGCCGTCGAGGCCCAGGACGAAGGGGAGGACCTCGTCGACCCCGGCCCGCCGCAGCGCACGGGCAGCGACGGTGAGTGTCCACCGGGAGTGGGCGATGTCGTCGACGAGCAGGACCGGTCCGCGCAGTCCGGCCAGGGTCTCGGCCAGCTCGGGGCCGACGACGAGGCGCTCCCAGACGCCCGACAGGCGATAGGCGGAGTTGCCGCCCGGCTCGCCGACCGGGCCGCCGTCGGCCAGGTCGAGCGCACCGAGGACCGGTAGGCGTCCGATCTGGCCCAGCTGCTCCGCGAGCGAGGTGATCAGCGTGGGGTGGGAGCGTGACGGGATGGTGACGATGCCGACAGGCCGGGTCTGCCAGCCCCACTCGGCGAGCACCCGCACGCAGGCGCGGATCGTCGACTCCGGGACCGGCTGGTCCGCGGCGAGCAGCTCGCGGACGCGCGGGCCCCACCCCAGGTCGGTCAGGCGGGCGAGCCCGCGTCCCTGCGACATCGCCTCTCCGGCAGGGATCTTGCCCTTGACGTCGACGCCCAGCCGGCCCATGCCCGTGGGGTACTGGGCCCGGGGGTCGAGGTCCACGCCAGCGCGATCGAGGGTCGACCGGGCCGAACCCAGTGCGCCCTCGGTGATGTCCGCGTCGATCCACGGACCCGCACACCGGTCGCAGCGGCCACAGTCGTGCGCGGTGGGATCGTCGAGGGTGCGCTGGAGGAAGGCCATGCGGCACCCGTCGGTGGTGATGTAGTCGAGCATGTGCTGCTGCTCGGCCTCGCGCGCCGCGGCCACGCGCTCGTAGCGCTCGGCGTCGTAGACCCACGGCTGGCCGGTGCTGAGCCAGCCGCCGCTGACGCGCTGGACCGCGCCGTCGACGTCGAGCACCTTGAGCAGCAGCTCCAGGCGCGTACGTCGGATGTCGACGATCGTCTCCAGCGCTGCGGTCGACAGTGCCCTGCCCGCCTCGGCGAGGGCGGTGAGCACCGCAGCGGCCTGGTCCTCGCGGGGCATCGACGCCGAGGCGAAGTGCTTCCAGATCGAGACGTCGTCGTGCCCGGGCAGGAGAACGACATCGGCGCGCTCGGTGGCGCGGCCGGCTCGACCGACTTGCTGGTAGTAGGCGACCGGTGAGGACGGCGCCCCCAGGTGCACGACGAAGCCGAGGTCCGGCTTGTCGAAGCCCATCCCGAGCGCGCTCGTCGCGATGAGGGCCTTGACCTTGTTGTGGCGCAGGGCCTCCTCCATCGCGGCGCGCTCCTCGGTGTCGGAGCGCCCGGTGTAGGCGGCCACCTCGTAGCCGGCCGATTGCAGGG
The genomic region above belongs to Janibacter limosus and contains:
- a CDS encoding acyl-CoA thioesterase produces the protein MTAESIEQAQRIALSTALAALDLEDVGHATIRVEGPEGVGELGASAADVFEGESIAMPHGRVFGGQVLAQALVAAGRTVLPEMPHRMPHSLHAYFMRPGDSSLPIRFAVERMRDGRSFSTRRVHALQHGRPILSMTASFQDPSDGLDHHLAMPEVPYPEDLESVADKYAGIDHPRAQYIASRPVDHRYVDGDIMLVPAPERDGHQRVWFRTVAQLPHDQLTRCAVLAFASDYTPIDTMLRAHGLTWAQRGLTAATIDHTIWFHRPVDPGAWLLYDQESPSTRSGRGLMIGKIFDEDGALVATIAQEAMIRIKQRDADDSATGSSSGESKA
- a CDS encoding RecQ family ATP-dependent DNA helicase, whose translation is MTSSPTTALTDDATAVLRRLVGRDDVTFRDGQLEAIEALVGGGRRVLVVQRTGWGKSAVYFVASQLQRAKGAGPSLIVSPLLALMRDQIAAAERAGVRAVSMNSANAQEWDDVRGRLARDEVDVLLVSPERLNNPRFRAEQLPDLTRRCGLLVVDEAHCVSDWGHDFRPDYRRIKDLLGELPQGTPVLATTATANERVVRDVEEQLAAGTQDEVLTVRGQLARDSLRLGVLPRAGMDRHLAWLATHLGQLEGSGIVYTLTVSGAEDVAAALQSAGYEVAAYTGRSDTEERAAMEEALRHNKVKALIATSALGMGFDKPDLGFVVHLGAPSSPVAYYQQVGRAGRATERADVVLLPGHDDVSIWKHFASASMPREDQAAAVLTALAEAGRALSTAALETIVDIRRTRLELLLKVLDVDGAVQRVSGGWLSTGQPWVYDAERYERVAAAREAEQQHMLDYITTDGCRMAFLQRTLDDPTAHDCGRCDRCAGPWIDADITEGALGSARSTLDRAGVDLDPRAQYPTGMGRLGVDVKGKIPAGEAMSQGRGLARLTDLGWGPRVRELLAADQPVPESTIRACVRVLAEWGWQTRPVGIVTIPSRSHPTLITSLAEQLGQIGRLPVLGALDLADGGPVGEPGGNSAYRLSGVWERLVVGPELAETLAGLRGPVLLVDDIAHSRWTLTVAARALRRAGVDEVLPFVLGLDG